In the genome of Paracoccus tegillarcae, one region contains:
- the ykgO gene encoding type B 50S ribosomal protein L36, producing the protein MKVVNSLRSLKNRHRDCQVVRRKGRIYVINKTNRRFKARQG; encoded by the coding sequence ATGAAGGTTGTCAATTCGCTCCGGTCGCTGAAGAACCGGCACCGCGACTGCCAAGTGGTGCGTCGCAAGGGCCGGATCTACGTGATCAACAAGACCAACCGTCGCTTCAAGGCCCGTCAGGGCTGA
- a CDS encoding SPFH domain-containing protein has product MQDTLLDLLGQNIFYIILAVVIFLAITSAIRIVPQSEKYVVERFGRLRSVLGPGINIITPFIDRVAHKISVLERQLPTNSQDAITADNVLVQVESSVFYRIIEPEKTVYRIRDVDAAIATTVAGIVRSEIGTMELDQVQSNRASLIERIRDSLANIVDDWGIEVTRAEILDVNLDEATRAAMLQQLNAERARRAQVTEAEGRRRAVELAADGDLYAAEQQAKARRILAEAEAYATSAIAEAIAKGGLEAAQYQVALKQVEALTAVGNSEGSQTVIVPAAAVDAFGDAFRLLTGSRK; this is encoded by the coding sequence ATGCAAGACACGCTTCTCGACCTTCTGGGCCAGAACATCTTCTACATCATCCTTGCGGTCGTCATCTTTCTGGCGATCACCTCGGCCATCCGCATCGTGCCGCAATCGGAAAAATACGTGGTCGAACGCTTCGGCCGCCTGCGTTCGGTGCTGGGACCGGGGATCAACATCATCACCCCGTTCATCGACCGGGTGGCGCATAAGATCTCGGTGCTGGAACGCCAGTTGCCGACCAACAGCCAGGACGCGATTACCGCCGACAACGTGCTGGTGCAGGTCGAAAGCAGCGTCTTTTACCGGATCATCGAACCCGAAAAAACCGTCTACCGCATCCGCGATGTCGATGCCGCCATCGCCACCACCGTCGCCGGCATCGTCCGCTCCGAGATCGGCACCATGGAACTGGATCAGGTCCAGTCCAACCGTGCCAGCCTGATCGAACGGATCCGCGATTCGCTGGCCAATATCGTCGATGACTGGGGCATCGAGGTCACGCGCGCCGAGATCCTCGACGTCAATCTGGACGAGGCCACCCGCGCCGCAATGCTGCAACAGCTCAACGCCGAACGTGCGCGGCGCGCACAGGTGACCGAGGCCGAGGGCAGGCGCCGCGCCGTCGAACTGGCCGCCGATGGCGACCTTTACGCCGCCGAACAGCAGGCCAAGGCCCGCCGCATTCTGGCCGAGGCCGAGGCATATGCCACATCGGCCATTGCCGAAGCCATCGCCAAGGGCGGGCTCGAGGCCGCGCAATATCAGGTGGCCCTCAAACAGGTCGAGGCCCTGACCGCCGTCGGCAATAGCGAGGGCAGTCAGACCGTGATCGTCCCGGCGGCGGCGGTTGACGCCTTCGGCGATGCGTTCCGCCTGCTGACGGGGTCGCGCAAATGA
- a CDS encoding peroxiredoxin yields MSLRINDTAPDFTAKSTEGEISFHDWVGDGYAIIFSHPRDFTPVCTTEFGAVAQLASEFEARNTKVLGVSVDSVDDHLKWKNDIAQFAGAPANFAIIDDSDLAVAKAYDMLPAEHYLPSEGRTPADSATVRSVFIIGPDKKVRLTMTYPMSIGRNFAEIVRALDAVIKTDGAPLATPANWVPGQDVIVALSLDDAAAEEKYGALDKKLPYLRFAKDPA; encoded by the coding sequence ATGTCCCTGCGCATCAACGATACCGCCCCCGATTTCACCGCGAAATCGACCGAAGGCGAGATCAGCTTTCACGACTGGGTAGGCGACGGCTATGCCATCATCTTCAGCCATCCGCGCGACTTTACCCCGGTCTGCACCACCGAATTCGGTGCCGTGGCACAGCTTGCCTCTGAATTCGAGGCCCGCAACACCAAGGTTCTGGGTGTCTCGGTCGACAGTGTCGACGATCACCTGAAATGGAAGAATGACATCGCCCAGTTCGCCGGCGCGCCTGCGAATTTCGCGATCATCGACGACAGCGATCTGGCCGTCGCCAAGGCCTATGACATGCTGCCCGCCGAGCACTATCTGCCCTCCGAAGGCCGCACGCCCGCCGATTCGGCCACCGTGCGCAGCGTCTTTATCATCGGACCGGACAAAAAGGTCCGGCTGACCATGACCTACCCGATGTCGATCGGCCGCAACTTTGCCGAAATCGTCCGGGCGCTGGACGCGGTCATCAAGACCGATGGTGCGCCGCTGGCAACCCCCGCCAACTGGGTGCCCGGTCAGGACGTGATCGTCGCGCTGTCTCTGGATGACGCCGCAGCCGAAGAAAAATACGGCGCATTGGACAAGAAACTGCCCTATCTGCGCTTTGCAAAAGACCCGGCCTGA
- a CDS encoding N-formylglutamate amidohydrolase, with product MTDTAPAFILTRPRHWANGVIFASPHSGCIYPDWFLASSRLPLNLLRSSEDAFIDRLIACAPDFGAVALSACYPRALVDLNRGTEEIDPLVVTGAPRAPQNQRTMAGLGVIPRVVSQGRTIHKKPITRSEADRRLAAYWHPYHDALSSLITEAHRRFGQAVLIDMHSMPRDALGNLSRPRPDIVLGNRHGKSASAHVSDAVTSACEDEGWQLRRNSPFSGAYIASTYGAPARNIHVVQLEIDRSLYMDEATLTPLPEFDDVAARISRIVRRLSVLDCAGRPPRSVAAE from the coding sequence ATGACCGACACTGCCCCGGCATTCATTCTGACCCGGCCCCGACACTGGGCCAATGGGGTGATCTTTGCATCGCCGCATTCGGGCTGCATCTATCCTGACTGGTTCCTCGCATCGTCGCGCCTGCCCCTGAATCTGCTGCGCTCGTCCGAGGATGCGTTCATCGACCGGCTGATCGCCTGCGCGCCCGATTTCGGTGCCGTCGCACTCAGCGCCTGTTATCCGCGCGCGCTGGTCGACCTCAATCGCGGCACCGAAGAGATTGACCCGCTGGTCGTCACCGGCGCCCCGCGCGCGCCGCAAAACCAGCGCACCATGGCCGGGCTGGGCGTCATTCCCCGCGTCGTGTCGCAGGGCCGCACGATCCACAAAAAGCCGATCACCCGGTCCGAGGCCGACCGCCGCCTTGCCGCCTATTGGCACCCCTATCACGACGCCCTGTCGTCGCTGATCACCGAGGCGCATCGCCGCTTTGGCCAGGCGGTGCTGATCGACATGCACTCGATGCCCCGTGACGCGCTCGGCAACCTGTCCCGGCCACGCCCGGATATCGTGCTGGGCAACCGGCACGGAAAATCGGCCTCGGCCCATGTCAGCGACGCCGTCACCAGCGCCTGCGAGGACGAGGGCTGGCAGCTCCGTCGCAACTCGCCCTTTTCAGGCGCCTATATCGCCTCGACCTACGGTGCGCCCGCGCGCAATATCCATGTCGTGCAGCTGGAAATCGACCGCAGCCTCTACATGGACGAGGCGACCCTGACCCCGCTGCCGGAATTCGACGATGTCGCCGCGCGGATCAGCCGCATTGTCCGCAGACTTTCGGTGCTGGATTGCGCCGGCCGCCCACCCCGTTCGGTCGCCGCCGAATAG
- the pnp gene encoding polyribonucleotide nucleotidyltransferase, with protein MFEEVRKSIQWGEETLTLETGKVARQADGSVIATLGETSVMANVTYAREPKPGQDFFPLTVHYNEKTYAAGKIPGGFFKREGRPTEKETLTSRLIDRPIRPLFVKGFKNEVLVICTVLSHDLVNDPDIVAMIAASAALTISGVPFMGPIAAARVGFADGDYVLNPEVADMDQLRNNPEQRLDLIVAGTKDAVMMVESEAYELSEAEMLGAVKFGHEQMQPVIDLIIDFAEDAAKEPFDYQPPEYGALYDKVKSLGEADMRAAYAIKDKSDRQDAVAATKTKIKDGLSEDELADANLGSALKKLESGILRGDIINGGARIDGRDTKTVRAIDCEVGFLPRTHGSALFTRGETQGLVVTTLGTGDDEQIIDALHGNFRSNFLLHYNFPPYSVGEVGRFGPPGRREIGHGKLAWRALQAVLPAATDFPYTIRVVSEITESNGSSSMASVCGGSLSMMDAGVPLKAPVAGVAMGLILEDDGKYAVLTDILGDEDHLGDMDFKVAGTENGITSLQMDIKVAGITPEIMEQALAQAKDGRLHILEEMGKALTEGRREFSAHAPRIETMQIPTDKIREVIGSGGKVIREIVEVSGAKVDINDDGIIKIASANGDSIKKAYEMIHSIVAEPEEGQIYTGKVVKLVDFGAFVNFFGKRDGLVHVSQIANKRLGHPSEALKEGQEVKVKLLGFDDRGKVRLGMKMVDQETGEEVTEAKEEAGSE; from the coding sequence ATGTTTGAAGAAGTAAGAAAATCAATCCAGTGGGGCGAAGAAACGCTGACACTGGAAACGGGCAAGGTTGCCCGCCAGGCTGATGGCAGCGTCATTGCCACGCTTGGCGAGACCAGCGTCATGGCCAACGTGACCTATGCGCGCGAGCCCAAGCCCGGTCAGGATTTCTTTCCGCTGACCGTGCATTACAACGAAAAAACCTATGCCGCCGGCAAGATCCCCGGTGGCTTCTTCAAGCGCGAAGGCCGTCCGACCGAAAAAGAGACGCTGACCTCGCGCCTGATCGACCGTCCGATCCGCCCGCTGTTCGTCAAGGGCTTCAAGAACGAAGTTCTGGTGATCTGCACCGTGCTGTCGCACGATCTGGTCAATGACCCCGACATCGTGGCGATGATCGCCGCGTCGGCTGCGCTGACCATTTCGGGCGTTCCGTTCATGGGCCCGATTGCTGCGGCGCGTGTCGGCTTTGCCGATGGCGACTATGTGCTGAACCCCGAAGTTGCGGATATGGACCAGCTGCGCAACAACCCCGAGCAGCGCCTGGATCTGATCGTCGCCGGCACCAAGGACGCCGTGATGATGGTGGAATCGGAAGCATACGAGCTGTCCGAGGCTGAAATGCTGGGTGCCGTCAAATTCGGCCACGAGCAGATGCAGCCGGTGATCGACCTGATCATCGACTTTGCCGAAGACGCCGCAAAAGAACCGTTTGATTACCAGCCGCCGGAATACGGTGCGCTGTATGACAAGGTGAAATCGCTGGGCGAGGCCGATATGCGCGCCGCCTATGCGATCAAGGACAAGAGCGACCGTCAGGACGCTGTTGCCGCGACCAAGACCAAGATCAAGGATGGCCTGTCGGAAGACGAACTGGCCGACGCAAATCTGGGTTCGGCGCTGAAAAAGCTGGAATCGGGCATCCTGCGCGGTGACATCATCAATGGTGGCGCACGCATCGACGGCCGCGACACCAAGACCGTTCGCGCGATCGACTGCGAAGTGGGCTTCTTGCCGCGCACGCACGGTTCGGCGCTGTTCACCCGTGGTGAAACGCAGGGTCTGGTTGTGACCACGCTGGGCACCGGTGACGATGAGCAGATCATCGACGCGCTGCATGGCAATTTCCGTTCCAACTTTCTGCTGCACTATAACTTCCCGCCGTATTCGGTCGGCGAGGTTGGCCGCTTTGGCCCTCCGGGTCGTCGTGAAATCGGTCATGGCAAGCTGGCATGGCGTGCGTTGCAGGCCGTTCTGCCTGCTGCGACCGACTTTCCCTATACCATCCGCGTCGTGTCCGAGATCACGGAATCGAACGGTTCGTCCAGCATGGCTTCGGTCTGCGGCGGTTCGCTGTCGATGATGGATGCGGGTGTGCCGCTGAAGGCGCCGGTTGCCGGTGTCGCCATGGGTCTGATCCTTGAAGATGACGGCAAATACGCCGTTCTGACCGACATTCTGGGTGACGAAGATCACCTGGGTGACATGGACTTCAAGGTGGCTGGTACCGAAAACGGCATCACCAGCCTGCAGATGGACATCAAGGTTGCCGGCATCACGCCGGAAATCATGGAGCAGGCGCTTGCGCAGGCGAAAGATGGCCGGCTGCACATTCTGGAAGAGATGGGCAAGGCACTGACCGAAGGTCGCCGTGAATTCAGCGCCCATGCGCCGCGCATCGAGACCATGCAGATCCCGACCGACAAGATCCGTGAAGTGATCGGTTCGGGCGGCAAGGTCATCCGCGAGATCGTGGAAGTCTCGGGTGCCAAGGTCGATATCAATGACGATGGCATCATCAAGATCGCCAGCGCCAACGGCGATTCGATCAAGAAGGCATACGAGATGATCCACTCGATCGTCGCCGAGCCGGAAGAAGGCCAGATCTACACCGGCAAGGTGGTGAAGCTGGTTGATTTCGGTGCCTTTGTGAACTTCTTCGGCAAGCGTGACGGGCTGGTCCATGTCAGCCAGATCGCCAACAAGCGGTTGGGTCACCCCTCCGAGGCGCTGAAAGAGGGCCAGGAGGTCAAGGTTAAGCTGCTGGGCTTTGACGACCGTGGCAAGGTGCGCCTTGGCATGAAGATGGTCGATCAGGAAACCGGTGAAGAAGTCACCGAAGCCAAGGAAGAGGCTGGCTCGGAATAA
- a CDS encoding glucose/sorbosone family PQQ-dependent dehydrogenase — protein sequence MTFRLMTTAALVCAAGPAFAQQTPANVQTAPEIFEMREIVSGLDNPWEIALAPDGWLWVTERSGLKINRINPEDGTLETVAELTNAAVPGGQDGLMGLALHPDFGNGTDQIFTAYTYDDPDYSNPLVTDPESPYLHLRTKIVRFDWNAESGQLENETDVITGLPASNDHNSGRIKIGPDGMLYYTIGDGGNNQLANWCRPILAQRLPTADEVGAEDWIAYQGKSLRMALDGTIPEDNPEIDGVRSHVYTYGHRNMQGIDFGPDGTLYASEHGPKTDDEVNILEAGGNYGWPNIAGYIDDKAYVEARWSEAPDCADLTFSDLEIAPSVPTTPESEWPVPENYHAPAATMFTVPSDWNFAETECAGIDYVCWPTVAPSNIEYYASDAIPGWQDSVLIATLKRGSVYRAAVSKDGRMVQQPFERLFDGENRIRDTEVSDDGLTIYVAVDSGGVIEGNEGGVVTEMTNPGAILAYTYTGENADVPADGGASDGAADGSDQAAAAPVELGELEGPAVSYTAEQAEAGKQVAMTYCAACHGADFASANYGPPVNGQVFQRNWHNKEAVELLTKSMTMPPSQAGTLSPEQYADVTAYILSMNGMQPGDEPLTMDSAGYVDARASE from the coding sequence ATGACATTTCGACTGATGACAACCGCCGCCCTTGTTTGCGCCGCAGGACCCGCGTTCGCGCAGCAGACCCCCGCCAATGTCCAGACCGCGCCCGAGATCTTTGAGATGCGCGAGATTGTGTCGGGACTGGACAATCCATGGGAAATCGCGCTGGCCCCCGATGGCTGGCTGTGGGTGACAGAGCGCAGCGGGCTGAAAATCAACCGCATCAACCCCGAGGATGGCACGCTCGAGACCGTCGCCGAACTGACCAATGCCGCCGTTCCGGGCGGACAGGACGGGCTGATGGGTCTGGCGCTGCATCCCGATTTCGGCAATGGCACCGATCAGATTTTCACCGCCTATACCTATGACGACCCCGATTACAGCAACCCGCTGGTGACCGATCCGGAAAGCCCCTATCTGCATCTGCGCACCAAGATCGTGCGGTTCGACTGGAACGCCGAAAGCGGCCAGTTGGAGAATGAGACCGATGTGATCACCGGGCTGCCGGCCTCGAACGACCACAACTCGGGGCGCATCAAGATCGGGCCCGACGGGATGCTGTATTACACCATCGGTGACGGCGGGAATAACCAGTTGGCGAACTGGTGCCGCCCGATTCTGGCGCAGCGTCTGCCCACCGCCGATGAGGTCGGGGCAGAGGACTGGATCGCCTATCAGGGCAAATCGCTGCGGATGGCGCTGGACGGCACGATCCCCGAGGACAACCCCGAGATCGACGGCGTGCGCAGCCATGTCTACACCTATGGCCACCGCAATATGCAGGGCATTGATTTCGGCCCCGATGGCACGCTTTACGCCAGCGAGCATGGCCCCAAGACCGATGATGAGGTCAATATCCTGGAGGCCGGCGGCAATTATGGCTGGCCGAATATCGCGGGCTATATCGACGACAAGGCCTATGTCGAGGCGCGCTGGTCAGAGGCGCCGGATTGCGCGGATCTGACATTCTCGGATCTGGAGATCGCGCCGAGCGTGCCGACCACGCCCGAAAGCGAATGGCCGGTGCCGGAAAACTATCACGCGCCGGCGGCAACCATGTTCACCGTGCCCAGTGACTGGAACTTTGCCGAGACGGAATGCGCCGGCATCGACTATGTGTGCTGGCCCACCGTCGCGCCTTCGAACATTGAATACTATGCCAGCGACGCGATTCCGGGCTGGCAGGATTCGGTGCTGATAGCGACGCTGAAACGCGGTTCGGTCTACCGTGCGGCTGTCAGCAAGGATGGCCGGATGGTGCAGCAGCCGTTCGAGCGTCTGTTCGACGGTGAAAACCGCATTCGTGATACCGAAGTGTCCGATGACGGGCTGACGATCTATGTCGCCGTGGACAGCGGCGGAGTGATCGAGGGTAATGAGGGCGGCGTCGTTACCGAGATGACCAATCCCGGCGCGATTCTGGCCTATACCTATACCGGCGAAAATGCCGATGTTCCCGCGGATGGCGGCGCATCGGATGGTGCGGCGGATGGCAGCGATCAGGCAGCGGCTGCGCCGGTTGAACTGGGCGAACTCGAAGGGCCGGCTGTCAGCTATACCGCCGAACAGGCAGAGGCCGGCAAGCAGGTCGCCATGACCTATTGCGCGGCCTGCCACGGTGCCGATTTTGCCTCGGCGAACTATGGCCCGCCGGTAAACGGGCAGGTGTTTCAGCGTAACTGGCATAACAAGGAGGCGGTTGAATTGCTGACCAAGTCCATGACCATGCCGCCGTCGCAGGCAGGGACTCTGTCGCCTGAACAATATGCCGATGTGACGGCCTATATTCTGTCGATGAACGGGATGCAGCCGGGGGATGAGCCGCTGACGATGGACAGCGCCGGCTATGTTGACGCGCGCGCATCAGAATAA
- a CDS encoding DUF1643 domain-containing protein: MTSDSFEIRRHRADGKRSWAAYSPCGQYRYGLSRRWGSGPALLYVMLNPSTATEMANDPTIERCERRARALGFDGLGVVNLFAYRATRPEDLRRAADPVGPLNDDAIRAAALRADRVLCAWGVHGDHLGRAEQVRAALRGLRRPMLHLGLTKAGHPRHPLYVSYARSPADWYC; this comes from the coding sequence ATGACCTCGGATAGTTTTGAGATCCGCCGACACCGTGCTGACGGCAAGCGATCCTGGGCGGCCTATTCGCCCTGCGGTCAGTATCGCTATGGCCTGTCTCGGCGCTGGGGCAGCGGGCCGGCGCTGCTATATGTGATGCTGAACCCCTCGACTGCCACGGAAATGGCCAATGACCCGACCATCGAGCGCTGTGAACGCCGGGCGCGGGCATTGGGCTTTGACGGCTTGGGCGTGGTCAACCTGTTCGCCTATCGCGCGACGCGCCCTGAGGATCTTCGGCGGGCCGCTGATCCGGTCGGACCGCTGAACGACGATGCGATTCGCGCAGCGGCGTTGCGTGCGGATCGGGTGCTATGTGCCTGGGGCGTTCACGGCGATCATCTGGGGCGCGCCGAACAGGTGCGGGCGGCATTGCGGGGGCTGCGGCGACCGATGCTGCATCTGGGTCTGACCAAGGCGGGGCATCCGCGCCACCCCTTGTATGTTTCTTATGCCAGATCGCCAGCGGATTGGTATTGTTAA
- a CDS encoding calcium-binding protein: MLMIAGLMSLLMVGVAVDMSIAGATSHDDDDDLPVGGPDEQPGEDQDMGDHEPDEPEAGVADEAGPDLPVDPAVPDESAVPDETDDVIDENAEPVIDEATTTDASDLDQVLVGTDGFDALMGYDGDDLLQGFRGDDDLRGGQGDDTLEGGDGDDWLQGESDYGPGGNDLLDGGAGNDSLAGQGGDDTILGGDGDDTMQGGDGNDSMMGGAGRDWIDGNAGDDTLIAGDGDDDLSGGEGDDLLIGNDGSETAWLHGGEGDDTLMPGAGDFAEGQEGADLYVLREGEGALPVISGFDGAEDQLEISLSADRAEDAQIELIEDDDGSLLLQVDGQPVARLVGAVNADGVNVLVNHPQV, translated from the coding sequence ATGTTGATGATAGCAGGGCTGATGAGCCTGCTCATGGTCGGTGTTGCCGTCGATATGAGCATCGCGGGCGCGACGTCACATGATGACGATGATGACCTGCCTGTCGGCGGTCCGGACGAGCAGCCCGGCGAGGATCAGGACATGGGCGATCATGAGCCTGACGAGCCGGAGGCGGGTGTCGCCGATGAGGCCGGGCCCGACCTGCCCGTTGATCCCGCCGTGCCAGATGAATCCGCCGTGCCAGATGAAACAGATGATGTGATTGACGAGAACGCCGAGCCGGTCATCGATGAGGCGACGACCACCGATGCATCCGATCTGGATCAGGTGTTGGTCGGCACTGACGGCTTTGATGCGCTGATGGGTTATGACGGCGATGATCTGCTGCAGGGCTTTCGCGGCGACGATGATCTGCGCGGCGGTCAGGGCGACGATACGCTGGAGGGCGGCGACGGCGATGACTGGCTGCAGGGCGAATCGGATTACGGTCCCGGCGGCAATGATCTGCTGGATGGCGGCGCGGGCAATGACTCGCTGGCCGGTCAGGGTGGCGACGATACCATTCTGGGCGGCGACGGCGACGACACCATGCAGGGCGGCGATGGCAATGACAGCATGATGGGCGGCGCCGGGCGCGACTGGATCGACGGCAATGCCGGTGACGACACGCTGATCGCCGGTGACGGCGACGACGATTTGAGCGGCGGTGAGGGCGACGATCTGCTGATTGGCAATGACGGTTCCGAAACGGCCTGGCTGCATGGCGGCGAGGGCGATGACACGCTGATGCCGGGCGCGGGCGACTTTGCCGAGGGGCAGGAGGGGGCGGATCTGTATGTCTTGCGTGAGGGCGAGGGCGCGCTGCCTGTCATCTCGGGCTTTGATGGCGCAGAGGATCAACTGGAAATATCCTTGTCAGCGGATCGCGCTGAAGATGCGCAGATCGAATTGATCGAGGATGATGACGGCAGCCTGCTGCTGCAGGTTGACGGGCAGCCCGTTGCACGACTGGTCGGGGCCGTGAACGCCGACGGGGTGAATGTGCTGGTCAACCATCCCCAAGTCTGA
- the rpsO gene encoding 30S ribosomal protein S15 → MSITVEEKNKVMKDFATKEGDTGSPEVQVAILTSRISTLTEHFKTHKKDNHSRRGLLMMVAQRRKLLDYLKRNDEARYQDLIKRLGIRR, encoded by the coding sequence ATGTCGATTACGGTTGAAGAAAAGAACAAGGTCATGAAGGACTTTGCGACGAAAGAAGGCGACACCGGCTCGCCCGAAGTTCAGGTCGCGATCCTGACCTCGCGTATTTCCACGCTGACCGAGCATTTCAAGACGCACAAGAAAGACAACCACAGCCGCCGTGGGTTGCTGATGATGGTCGCGCAGCGTCGTAAGCTGCTGGACTATCTCAAGCGCAATGATGAGGCCCGTTACCAGGACCTGATCAAGCGTCTGGGCATCCGCCGCTAA
- a CDS encoding DUF2254 domain-containing protein: MTKIRWILNRLRRTLMVHVASYAVMGLIVAALASLATNYLPWALPFEISTDAIDSLLTIIATSMLTITTFSLGALTSAYSSATSNGTARATGLLTEDEIVQSSLATFVGSFLFSIVGLIALKVSFYGPQGRALLFIVTLVVIAMIVVALLRLINQLTKLGRVADTISRIENTAKEAMENRLQYPFLGGKSLPDVAHQARRGLPVRASTVGYVQFITIKLLADICEQESLQIDVLVLPGSFVYEDSLLAHIHSQGDVLPEGIEHLVHNAFEFGPNRSFDQDPRFGLIALTEVALRALSPAVNDPGTAIDVIGRQTRLLSYWGEAWAEAEKKEPEYPNVSVLPLIYEDMYEDAFNLIARDGAAQIDVMSRLLKSLTALTRIGPMASRRAAQHQLDLAYERSLEALSTEAEKGRLKSIYKRAIEDAAA; this comes from the coding sequence ATGACCAAAATCAGATGGATACTGAACCGGCTGCGGCGGACCCTTATGGTGCATGTGGCCTCCTATGCGGTGATGGGGCTGATCGTGGCGGCGCTGGCGTCACTGGCGACGAACTATCTGCCTTGGGCGCTGCCTTTCGAGATCAGCACCGATGCCATCGACAGCCTGCTGACGATCATCGCCACCAGCATGCTGACCATCACCACCTTTTCCCTCGGCGCGCTGACCTCGGCCTATAGTTCGGCCACCTCGAACGGCACGGCGCGGGCCACCGGCCTGCTGACCGAGGACGAGATCGTCCAGTCATCGCTGGCCACCTTTGTCGGGTCTTTCCTCTTCAGCATCGTGGGGCTGATCGCGCTCAAGGTCAGCTTCTACGGACCGCAGGGACGCGCGCTGTTGTTCATCGTGACGCTGGTCGTCATTGCGATGATCGTCGTCGCACTGCTGCGCCTGATCAACCAGCTGACCAAGTTGGGCCGCGTTGCCGATACCATCTCGCGGATCGAGAACACCGCGAAAGAGGCCATGGAAAATCGCCTGCAATACCCGTTCCTCGGCGGCAAATCCCTGCCCGATGTCGCCCATCAGGCCCGCAGGGGTCTGCCTGTTCGCGCCAGCACCGTCGGCTATGTCCAGTTCATCACGATCAAGCTGCTTGCCGATATTTGCGAACAGGAATCGCTGCAGATCGATGTTCTGGTTCTGCCGGGCAGCTTTGTCTACGAGGATTCTCTGCTGGCCCATATCCACAGCCAGGGCGACGTGTTGCCCGAGGGGATCGAACATCTGGTCCATAATGCGTTTGAATTCGGCCCCAATCGCAGCTTTGATCAGGACCCCCGATTTGGGTTGATCGCCCTGACCGAGGTGGCGCTGCGCGCCCTCTCGCCCGCGGTGAATGACCCGGGCACCGCGATTGACGTGATCGGACGGCAGACGCGGCTGCTCAGCTATTGGGGCGAGGCCTGGGCCGAGGCCGAGAAGAAAGAGCCCGAATACCCCAATGTCAGCGTGCTGCCGCTGATCTATGAGGACATGTACGAGGACGCGTTCAACCTGATCGCCCGCGACGGCGCGGCGCAGATCGACGTGATGTCGCGCCTGCTGAAATCGCTGACCGCGCTGACGCGGATCGGGCCGATGGCCTCACGGCGGGCGGCGCAGCATCAGCTTGATCTGGCCTATGAGCGGTCGCTCGAAGCGCTGTCGACCGAGGCGGAAAAGGGGCGGCTGAAAAGCATTTATAAGCGCGCCATCGAGGATGCTGCGGCCTGA
- a CDS encoding NUDIX hydrolase, with the protein MNDAAPGLDFIGTKLLLTHDGALLTCLRDDFDHIPFPAHWDLPGGGREAGETPMQCGLRELAEEFGIELPPERLTARAFPSAQSPGRTAWLLHGTILAQEIAAIRFGDEGQEWRMMPVAGFLAHPRAVPHFKNWINAVLSNNYQIGDTQP; encoded by the coding sequence ATGAATGACGCCGCACCTGGCCTCGATTTCATCGGGACCAAGCTGCTGCTGACCCATGACGGCGCGCTTTTGACCTGCCTGCGCGACGATTTCGACCACATCCCCTTTCCGGCGCATTGGGATCTGCCGGGCGGCGGGCGCGAGGCCGGTGAAACCCCGATGCAATGCGGGCTGCGCGAACTGGCCGAGGAATTCGGCATCGAACTGCCGCCCGAACGGCTGACGGCGCGCGCCTTTCCCTCGGCACAATCTCCCGGTCGCACCGCATGGCTGCTGCACGGCACTATTCTCGCACAGGAAATCGCCGCGATCCGGTTTGGCGACGAGGGTCAGGAATGGCGGATGATGCCGGTTGCCGGCTTTCTGGCCCATCCCCGCGCGGTGCCGCATTTCAAGAACTGGATCAACGCGGTTCTCTCTAACAATTATCAAATCGGCGACACGCAACCCTGA